The following coding sequences are from one Pseudomonas mendocina window:
- a CDS encoding DciA family protein, whose translation MSFRPLPAQAPAALLREAKPLKALFGQAQRLTNLQRLVESQLQPAAREHCHVASWNNGCLLLIVTDGHWATRLRYQQRRLQRQLQMLEEFATLTKILFKVQPQVGPNRGTGRTIHLSNSAAQSIQAGAEGIRDPRLRAALERLASHTLKDQ comes from the coding sequence ATGTCGTTCCGTCCCTTGCCGGCCCAGGCACCCGCTGCGCTGTTACGCGAAGCCAAGCCCCTGAAAGCGCTGTTCGGTCAGGCGCAACGCCTGACCAACTTGCAGCGTCTTGTCGAAAGCCAGCTACAACCTGCCGCCCGGGAACACTGTCATGTAGCGTCCTGGAACAACGGCTGTTTGCTATTGATAGTGACCGATGGCCACTGGGCAACACGCCTGCGTTATCAGCAAAGAAGATTGCAACGACAACTACAGATGCTCGAAGAATTCGCGACCTTAACGAAAATCCTGTTCAAGGTGCAACCTCAAGTCGGGCCGAATCGCGGAACCGGTCGCACCATTCACCTGTCCAATAGCGCCGCCCAAAGTATCCAGGCAGGTGCTGAAGGCATCCGCGACCCCAGGCTGCGCGCCGCGCTCGAGCGGCTGGCCAGCCACACGCTGAAAGACCAATAA
- a CDS encoding M23 family metallopeptidase, whose protein sequence is MQIILLNSRHGCARTINLDLRWLLLASFLLLISSLGAGAAVGAKWLTADPVVDNRLAEALDQQREQVGVVRQDAQRQLDAFAVHVAELQARLTRLDALGERLTELAELDAGEFDFSLSVGQGGAEDALGASAYAPPPFMNALDDLALRVESREHQLEVLEQLLGERRLNEAETLSGRPVLQGYVSSPFGRRVHPLTGRASVHKGIDFAAKPGSDVVSVAAGVVTFSGKKSGYGNTVEISHADGYVTLYAHNQSNTVQIGDLVQRGQTIAKVGRSGRSTGYHVHFEVSKGGRQVNPALYIARTNGAE, encoded by the coding sequence ATGCAAATCATTCTTTTAAATAGTCGACACGGCTGCGCACGAACGATCAATCTCGATCTGCGCTGGTTGTTGTTGGCGTCGTTTCTCCTCTTGATATCGAGCTTGGGCGCAGGTGCGGCGGTGGGTGCCAAGTGGCTGACGGCCGATCCGGTGGTCGATAACCGCCTGGCAGAGGCGCTCGATCAGCAGCGCGAGCAGGTCGGTGTGGTACGACAGGATGCCCAGCGCCAACTGGATGCTTTCGCCGTCCATGTCGCTGAACTGCAGGCGCGGCTGACCCGTCTCGATGCCCTCGGTGAACGGCTCACCGAACTGGCGGAGCTGGATGCGGGCGAGTTCGACTTTTCCCTCAGTGTCGGTCAGGGCGGTGCGGAAGATGCGCTCGGCGCCTCGGCCTATGCGCCTCCGCCATTCATGAATGCCCTGGACGATCTGGCGTTGCGCGTCGAGAGTCGCGAGCATCAGCTGGAAGTGCTGGAGCAGTTGCTCGGCGAGCGCCGCCTGAACGAAGCGGAAACGCTCTCGGGACGCCCAGTCCTGCAAGGCTATGTGTCCTCGCCGTTCGGTCGTCGCGTACATCCGCTCACCGGGCGTGCCAGTGTGCACAAGGGCATCGACTTCGCTGCCAAGCCAGGTAGCGACGTGGTGTCGGTCGCCGCTGGTGTGGTGACTTTCTCCGGCAAGAAAAGCGGCTATGGCAATACGGTGGAAATCAGCCATGCCGATGGCTATGTCACCCTCTACGCGCACAACCAGAGCAACACGGTACAGATCGGTGATCTGGTGCAGCGCGGTCAGACCATCGCCAAGGTCGGTCGTAGTGGTCGCTCCACTGGTTATCACGTGCATTTCGAGGTCAGCAAGGGGGGCCGTCAGGTCAACCCGGCGCTGTATATCGCGCGCACCAATGGGGCTGAATGA